A window of the Diabrotica undecimpunctata isolate CICGRU chromosome 1, icDiaUnde3, whole genome shotgun sequence genome harbors these coding sequences:
- the LOC140435065 gene encoding zinc finger MYM-type protein 1-like yields MANSDIASTKAECDCVIEKLLSSPFSSLSYSQKLQIIQDGPPRPFLNITTQLKSCVRHFNTDLYKSVHWLCGCQKLNRLFCWSCLLFSADKNVWTKLGYNDLNNVHRTQKRHNNSVNHILCEKSLLLFGKNQRIELALNTQDIQSIARHNEKVKQNRQILRHLIGVTCLFGKLCLPFKGHSVSKNKGNFLEFINQIGRNDNVLKNHLDNSSAFRDVSPDIQNDLIYSVSEVITRKIKTEISKTNFVALILDETSELFTMSQLSTTFRYVNENGVVEERFVHFTNVSCDSKADALFQHSLQILRDFNCVNKLVAQSYDGATVMAGQHNDLQTQIQENCPSSTFIHCYAHKLNLVLSQSTSFIKPIKNFFDNLSSFSAFFANSTKRTQALDAHVINGISSIAPTRWNFQSRIVQTVKEYKKDLSSLFQVIIENQNQDWDQESIICSRGLLSLLNDFDFNFFLTVFSEIFPHSEKLFKVLQTKILDIDYCDKQIAEFKSYIQKMENEFNEFWNCMDILVSENQSPSKRIRLDSVPEEDEKLKTTYSRIYYEILNVINLNINQRFGEISKLRFLNLLDSTQFNSYAQHFPDELLYCLLGTYGTFFDADRLKSELIVIYSDIDSKKGGVCELYQYILSLRLDSVFPEVSKLCCLILTIPTTSCIAKNSVSYLNRIKTYLRNSQNQETSALALINIENTLLENMRMSPTFEDTVVNVFAEQNTNQRIELKFKPRLEDISYLDI; encoded by the coding sequence atGGCTAATTCTGACATTGCTTCTACAAAGGCTGAATGTGATTGTGTCATAGAAAAGTTGCTAAGTTCACCATTTAGTTCACTATCGTATTCACAAAAATTGCAAATTATTCAAGATGGACCACCAAGGCCCTTTTTAAATATTACTACACAACTTAAATCCTGCGTTCGGCATTTTAATACAGATTTGTATAAAAGTGTACACTGGCTGTGTGGGTGTCAGAAACTAAATAGACTTTTTTGCTGGTCTTGTTTGTTATTTTCCGCGGATAAAAATGTGTGGACTAAATTGGGCTATAATGATTTAAACAACGTACATAGAACACAAAAGAGACACAATAATTCAGTGAATCATATTTTGTGTGAAAAGTCGTTGCTATTATTCGGCAAAAATCAAAGGATTGAATTAGCTTTAAATACTCAAGATATACAAAGCATAGCAAGACATAACGAAAAAGTGAAACAGAACAGGCAAATTTTAAGACATCTTATAGGAGTTACCTGCCTATTCGGAAAACTGTGTCTTCCTTTCAAAGGTCACAGCGTTTCTAAAAATAAAGGGAATTTCTTAGAATTTATTAATCAAATAGGCAGAAACGATAACGTACTAAAAAATCATTTAGATAACTCTTCGGCTTTTCGTGATGTTTCCCCTGACATACAAAACGATTTAATATATTCAGTAAGTGaagtaataacaagaaaaattaagACCGAGATCTCGAAAACTAATTTCGTCGCCTTAATTTTAGACGAAACATCTGAACTTTTTACGATGTCACAACTGTCAACAACATTTCGGTATGTGAATGAAAATGGTGTAGTTGAAGAAAGGTTTGTTCACTTCACAAATGTCAGCTGTGATAGTAAGGCAGATGCTCTTTTTCAACACAGTCTACAAATTTTAAGGGATTTTAATTGTGTGAACAAACTAGTGGCTCAAAGTTATGACGGTGCGACTGTAATGGCAGGACAACATAACGATTTACAGACTCAAATTCAAGAGAATTGCCCAAGTTCAACGTTTATTCATTGTTATGCTCATAAACTTAATTTAGTTTTATCTCAATCTACTAGTTTCATTAAACCAATAAAAAATTTCTTCGATAATCTCTCAAGCTTCTCTGCTTTTTTTGCCAATTCGACAAAACGTACACAGGCATTGGATGCCCACGTTATTAATGGAATTTCTTCAATTGCTCCTACGAGATGGAACTTTCAAAGCCGGATCGTGCAAACAGTGAAAGAATACAAGAAAGATTTGTCATCCCTTTTTCAGGTAATTATTGAAAATCAAAATCAGGATTGGGATCAAGAAAGCATCATTTGTTCTCGAGGTCTTTTATCTTTATTGAATGATtttgattttaacttttttttgacAGTATTTTCTGAAATATTTCCACATTCTGAGAAGCTATTTAAAGTCCTCCAAACAAAAATTTTAGACATCGATTACTGTGATAAACAAATCGCTGAGTTTAAATCATACATTCAGAAAATGGAAAACGAGTTTAATGAGTTTTGGAACTGTATGGACATATTGGTGTCAGAAAACCAATCTCCGAGCAAAAGAATACGTCTAGATTCAGTTCCTGAAGAAGATGAGAAACTGAAAACAACCTACTCAAGAATATATTACGAAATTCTGAAcgttattaatttaaatatcaaCCAACGCTTTGGTGAGATTTCAAAGTTACGATTTTTAAATCTTTTAGATTCGACACAATTTAATTCATACGCTCAACATTTTCCTGATGAACTTCTTTATTGTTTGTTAGGTACTTATGGAACATTTTTTGATGCTGATCGTTTAAAAAGTGAACTTATAGTAATTTATAGTGATATTGATAGTAAAAAGGGCGGTGTGTGTGAACTTTACCAGTACATTCTCTCCCTTCGGTTAGATTCGGTGTTCCCAGAGGTGTCAAAATTGTGCTGTTTAATTTTAACTATTCCTACTACCAGCTGCATCGCCAAAAATTCGGTCTCCtatttaaatagaataaaaacgTATTTGCGAAATTCTCAAAACCAAGAAACGTCAGCGTTAGCATTAATTAATATCGAAAATACGTTGTTAGAGAATATGAGAATGTCACCAACATTTGAAGACACTGTGGTAAACGTTTTCGCTGAACAGAACACAAATCAAAGAATAGAATTAAAGTTTAAACCTAGACTAGAAGATATATCTTATCTCGACATATAA
- the LOC140435071 gene encoding uncharacterized protein, producing the protein MPIEAAQIKLGRKAVLGNDLEDMLVRYILEMEAKFHGLTRKDLRRMASVLASRNNIKHPFGGNPAGRAWLRLFLQLHKELSVRRPTITSYSRARGFNKENVTSFFNVLEKEYDKRFYPPECIFNVDDTGLTVVQNKIAQVVGRKGKRQIASLTSAERGSLITILISMSAAVQFIPPMMIFPNKNINQQLMKGAPPGSIMAVHSSGWIQSNIFTIWFHIDTVKPTEKSPVLLIRDGHYSHTRNIEVIDLARDNHVTIIVLPPHCTHKLQPLDKTYMGVTYKGSGSGCATIIVH; encoded by the coding sequence ATGCCAATTGAAGCTGCTCAAATAAAGTTAGGGCGTAAAGCTGTCTTAGGAAATGATCTTGAGGACATGTTAGTTCGTTATATTTTGGAAATGGAAGCTAAATTTCATGGACTAACCAGAAAAGATCTTAGGAGGATGGCGTCCGTCTTAGCTTCCAGAAACAATATCAAACATCCGTTTGGAGGTAATCCGGCAGGCAGAGCCTGGCTGAGGCTTTTCCTGCAACTCCATAAAGAGCTATCAGTACGACGACCAACGATAACATCATATTCACGAGCAAGAGGCTTTAACAAAGAAAATGTCACATCCTTCTTCAATGTTCTGGAAAAAGAATATGACAAACGGTTTTACCCACCTGAATGTATCTTCAATGTGGACGACACAGGTCTTACGGTTGTACAAAATAAGATTGCACAGGTAGTAGGCCGAAAAGGGAAACGACAAATTGCATCATTAACTTCTGCTGAAAGGGGCTCTCTGATAACCATCCTGATATCGATGAGCGCTGCGGTCCAATTCATCCCACCAATGATGATATtcccaaataaaaatattaaccagCAACTGATGAAAGGAGCTCCTCCAGGGTCCATTATGGCAGTACATTCCAGTGGATGGATACAAAGCAATATTTTCACAATATGGTTTCACATTGACACAGTGAAACCCACAGAAAAATCACCAGTCCTGCTTATTAGGGATGGTCATTATAGCCATACACGTAATATAGAAGTCATAGATTTAGCTAGAGATAATCATGTCACTATAATTGTCTTGCCTCCCCATTGCACCCACAAACTCCAGCCATTGGACAAAACTTACATGGGTGTTACTTACAAAGGATCAGGGTCTGGTTGCGCCACAATAATCGTCCACTAA